From one Mycobacterium colombiense CECT 3035 genomic stretch:
- a CDS encoding FAD-dependent oxidoreductase: protein MSIDRRRRTFAAPTGLPDAGALESRPRVAVVGGGIAGLAAATGLAERGVAVEVIESEHYLGGRVGGWTERDGDAELAMNRGFHAFFRQYYNLRALLGRIDPQLRMLTAVEDYPLIDGAGRRDSFRGLPRTPPWNAAVFAARSPTFRLRDFARIDARAAAPLAAVSVPGTYQRLDRTDAATFLEDIRFPEAARHLAFEVFSRSFFADPANLSAAELATMFHIYFLGSSEGLIFDVPSANYDSALWQPLRGYLEGRGVRFRLATKVLRIDTQPAKTFRVRTDSDDHCDADAVVVATDVAGLQRIVAASSELGTDDWRAQIARLRTAPPFAVHRLWLDRPVASHRPAFLGTAGHEPLDNISVLERYEREACDWAAAHRGSVVELHSYALDSVPSRAAALRQLHRVYPETAAAQIVHEKLLHRSDCPLFSPGSYPHRPPIITPTPGLLLAGDAIRIDLPVALMERAATTGWCAANQLLQRWGLAGHPLATVPTQGRSRLLRWLAARERATRP, encoded by the coding sequence ATGAGCATCGATCGGCGGCGCCGAACATTCGCGGCGCCAACGGGATTGCCCGACGCGGGCGCCCTGGAATCGCGCCCGCGGGTGGCCGTCGTCGGCGGCGGGATCGCCGGGCTGGCGGCCGCCACCGGACTGGCCGAGCGCGGCGTCGCCGTCGAGGTCATCGAAAGCGAGCACTACCTCGGCGGCCGGGTGGGCGGCTGGACCGAGCGGGACGGCGACGCCGAGCTCGCGATGAACCGCGGCTTCCACGCGTTCTTCCGGCAGTACTACAACCTGCGCGCGCTGCTGGGGCGGATCGACCCGCAGTTGCGGATGCTCACCGCGGTCGAGGATTACCCGCTGATCGACGGGGCGGGCCGGCGCGACAGCTTCCGGGGGCTGCCGCGCACCCCACCGTGGAACGCCGCGGTCTTCGCGGCGCGCAGTCCCACGTTCCGGCTGCGCGACTTCGCCCGCATCGACGCCCGCGCGGCCGCACCGCTGGCCGCCGTCTCGGTGCCCGGAACCTACCAGCGCCTGGACCGCACGGACGCCGCGACGTTCCTCGAGGACATCCGATTCCCGGAGGCGGCAAGGCATCTCGCCTTCGAGGTGTTCTCCCGCAGTTTCTTCGCCGACCCTGCCAACCTTTCCGCGGCCGAGTTGGCGACCATGTTTCACATCTACTTCCTTGGATCGTCGGAAGGCCTGATCTTCGACGTGCCGTCGGCCAACTACGACAGCGCGCTGTGGCAACCGTTGCGCGGGTACCTCGAAGGGCGCGGCGTGCGGTTCCGGCTCGCCACGAAGGTCCTGCGCATCGACACACAACCGGCGAAGACCTTTCGGGTGCGCACCGATTCCGATGACCACTGTGACGCCGACGCCGTCGTGGTGGCCACCGATGTCGCCGGTTTGCAGCGGATCGTCGCGGCGTCCAGCGAGCTGGGCACCGACGACTGGCGCGCCCAGATTGCGCGGCTGCGCACCGCGCCGCCGTTCGCCGTGCACCGGTTGTGGCTCGACCGCCCGGTCGCCTCGCACCGGCCGGCGTTTCTGGGCACCGCCGGCCACGAACCGCTCGACAACATCAGCGTGCTGGAACGCTACGAACGCGAAGCGTGCGACTGGGCCGCCGCGCATCGCGGTTCGGTCGTCGAATTACACTCGTATGCACTGGATTCCGTGCCGTCGCGCGCCGCCGCGCTACGGCAACTGCACAGGGTGTATCCCGAAACCGCCGCCGCGCAGATCGTCCACGAGAAGCTGCTGCACCGCAGCGACTGCCCGCTGTTCTCGCCCGGCTCCTATCCGCACCGCCCGCCGATCATCACGCCGACGCCCGGCCTGCTGCTGGCCGGCGACGCGATCCGCATCGACCTGCCGGTGGCACTGATGGAACGGGCCGCCACCACCGGCTGGTGCGCCGCCAACCAACTCCTGCAACGATGGGGGCTAGCCGGACACCCGTTGGCCACGGTACCCACCCAAGGCAGGTCACGACTGCTGCGCTGGCTTGCCGCCCGCGAAAGAGCCACCCGACCATGA
- a CDS encoding cryptochrome/photolyase family protein produces the protein MPALLWFRRDLRLRDHPALLAAAENDGVLACFVLDPRLEKSSGQRRLRYLGDSLRRLRDDLDGRLLVTRGQPHTQIPRIAKEIDASSVHVSEDFTPFGKRRDERVRAALDSVPLVATGSPYLVSPGRVTKPDGSPYQVFTPFLRQWRTAGWREPARSNAKSARWLDPAQLRIKQCDIPDPGPALEVAAGEAAARKQWKSFVANGLQSYAEDRNRPDLSGTSRMSAHLKFGAIHPRTLVADLDLHRSGPQAFLRELAFRDFYADVLHHWPESTWRNWDRDFDGIQTDTGAEAHRRFEAWKAGETGFPFVDAGMRQLRATGFMHNRVRMIVASFLVKDLHLPWQWGAEWFLDQLVDGDMANNQHGWQWCAGCGTDAAPYFRVFNPTTQGERFDPSGDYVRRWVPELRAAGDAHLRKGERPDGYPAPIVDHAAERAEALRRYQSI, from the coding sequence ATGCCGGCACTGTTGTGGTTTCGCCGCGATCTGCGGTTGCGTGACCATCCGGCGCTGCTCGCCGCCGCCGAAAACGACGGGGTGCTGGCGTGCTTCGTGCTCGACCCACGCCTGGAGAAGTCGTCGGGACAACGCCGGCTGCGGTACCTGGGTGACTCGCTGCGGCGGCTGCGCGACGATCTCGACGGCCGGCTGCTCGTCACCCGCGGGCAGCCCCACACGCAGATTCCCCGCATCGCCAAGGAAATCGATGCGTCGTCGGTGCACGTCTCCGAGGACTTCACACCGTTCGGAAAGCGCCGCGACGAGCGGGTGCGCGCGGCACTGGATTCGGTGCCGCTGGTGGCGACGGGCTCGCCGTATCTGGTCTCGCCCGGGCGCGTCACCAAGCCGGACGGCTCGCCCTACCAGGTGTTCACGCCGTTTCTGCGCCAGTGGCGCACAGCCGGCTGGCGCGAACCGGCGCGGTCGAACGCGAAGTCGGCGCGCTGGCTGGATCCGGCGCAGCTGCGGATCAAGCAATGCGACATCCCCGATCCCGGGCCGGCCCTCGAGGTGGCGGCGGGTGAGGCGGCGGCGCGTAAGCAGTGGAAATCGTTCGTGGCCAACGGATTACAGAGCTACGCCGAGGACCGCAACAGGCCAGACCTGAGCGGGACCAGCCGCATGTCGGCGCACCTGAAGTTCGGTGCGATTCATCCCCGCACCCTGGTCGCCGACTTGGACCTGCACCGCAGCGGACCGCAAGCCTTCTTGCGCGAGTTGGCTTTTCGTGACTTCTACGCCGACGTGCTACACCACTGGCCGGAAAGCACCTGGCGCAACTGGGACCGCGATTTCGACGGCATCCAGACCGACACCGGCGCCGAGGCCCACCGCCGCTTCGAGGCCTGGAAGGCCGGCGAGACCGGGTTTCCCTTCGTCGACGCCGGCATGCGCCAGCTGCGCGCCACCGGCTTCATGCACAACCGGGTGCGGATGATCGTCGCGTCGTTTCTGGTCAAGGACCTGCACCTGCCGTGGCAATGGGGTGCCGAATGGTTCCTGGATCAGCTGGTTGACGGTGACATGGCGAACAACCAGCACGGCTGGCAGTGGTGCGCGGGCTGCGGCACCGATGCCGCGCCCTACTTCCGGGTGTTCAACCCGACGACGCAGGGCGAGAGGTTCGACCCGTCGGGCGATTACGTCCGGCGGTGGGTGCCCGAACTGCGCGCCGCCGGCGACGCCCACCTGCGCAAGGGTGAGCGGCCGGACGGCTACCCGGCGCCCATCGTCGACCACGCCGCCGAGCGCGCCGAGGCGCTGCGGCGCTACCAGAGCATCTGA
- a CDS encoding DUF2945 domain-containing protein encodes MSDNDFNKGDKVEWQSHGTTVRGTVEGKITSDTEAAGRTVRASTDEPQYQVRSDKTGADAVHKPDALRRAK; translated from the coding sequence ATGAGTGACAACGACTTCAACAAGGGCGACAAAGTGGAGTGGCAAAGCCACGGGACCACGGTCCGCGGCACGGTCGAAGGCAAAATCACCTCCGACACCGAAGCCGCCGGACGCACGGTGCGGGCGTCCACCGACGAGCCGCAGTACCAGGTGCGCAGCGACAAGACGGGAGCCGACGCCGTGCACAAGCCGGACGCGCTACGTCGCGCAAAGTGA
- a CDS encoding acetyltransferase: MTSMWGAPVHRRWRGSNLRDPRQAKFLTLASLKWVLRNRAYTPWYLVRYWRLLKFKLANPHIITRGMVFLGKGVEIHATPELAQLEIGRWVHIGDKNTIRAHEGSLRFGDKVVLGRDNVINAYLDVELGDSVLMADWCYVCDFDHRMDNIDLPIKDQGIVKSPVRIGPDTWVGVKVSVLRGTSVGRGCVLGSHAVVRGVIPDYSIAVGAPAKVVKNRQLAWESSAAQRAELAAALADIERKKASR; this comes from the coding sequence ATGACGAGCATGTGGGGCGCGCCGGTTCATCGCCGCTGGCGTGGGTCGAACCTCAGGGACCCGCGGCAGGCGAAGTTCCTCACGCTGGCCTCGCTGAAATGGGTGCTGCGCAACCGCGCGTACACCCCGTGGTACCTGGTGCGCTATTGGCGGCTGCTGAAGTTCAAGCTGGCCAACCCCCACATCATCACGCGCGGCATGGTGTTCCTCGGCAAGGGCGTGGAGATCCACGCGACGCCGGAGCTGGCGCAGCTCGAGATCGGCCGGTGGGTGCACATCGGTGACAAGAACACCATCCGCGCGCACGAAGGCTCGCTGCGGTTCGGCGACAAGGTGGTGCTGGGTCGCGACAACGTCATCAACGCCTATCTCGACGTCGAGCTCGGCGATTCGGTGTTGATGGCCGACTGGTGCTACGTCTGCGATTTCGACCACCGCATGGACAACATCGACTTGCCGATCAAGGACCAGGGCATCGTCAAGTCCCCGGTGCGGATCGGCCCGGACACCTGGGTGGGCGTGAAGGTGTCGGTGCTGCGTGGCACGTCCGTGGGACGCGGTTGCGTGCTGGGATCGCACGCGGTGGTCCGCGGGGTGATCCCGGACTACTCGATCGCGGTCGGCGCACCGGCCAAGGTGGTCAAGAACCGCCAGCTCGCGTGGGAGAGCTCGGCCGCGCAGCGCGCCGAACTGGCGGCCGCGCTGGCCGACATCGAACGCAAGAAGGCCTCGCGCTAG
- a CDS encoding TspO/MBR family protein: MNKSTLAATGLAVAAAAAAGSVASRDAVSPWYARLRKPSYQPPRAAFPTVWTTLYGDIAGTSAVAIDRFRAAGQHDKARDFAVALTANLLLNAGWSWLFFGYHKLGASAVGAAALTASSADLVRRTAQATPRGGLSLLPYPLWCGFATVLSTHIWRLNR; encoded by the coding sequence ATGAACAAGTCGACCTTGGCCGCGACCGGCCTGGCCGTCGCCGCGGCCGCCGCCGCCGGCAGCGTCGCCAGCCGCGACGCCGTTTCCCCGTGGTACGCGCGGCTTCGCAAGCCGTCCTATCAGCCGCCCCGCGCCGCCTTCCCCACCGTGTGGACGACGCTCTACGGTGACATCGCGGGTACGTCCGCGGTGGCCATCGACCGGTTTCGCGCGGCCGGGCAGCACGACAAGGCGCGTGACTTCGCCGTGGCGCTGACGGCGAACCTGCTCCTGAACGCCGGATGGAGTTGGCTGTTCTTCGGGTACCACAAGCTCGGCGCGAGCGCGGTCGGCGCCGCGGCGTTGACGGCAAGCAGCGCCGATCTGGTCAGGCGCACGGCCCAAGCCACCCCGCGCGGCGGGCTGTCGTTGCTCCCCTACCCGCTGTGGTGCGGCTTCGCGACCGTCCTGTCCACCCACATCTGGCGACTGAACCGCTAG
- a CDS encoding MarR family winged helix-turn-helix transcriptional regulator, translated as MTKRAAADRRPDRAELEKLMSADMRAITAQSDRIGRHFARQNDVSGTDFHALLHIMVAETAGEPLTAAQLRRRMDVSPAAITYLVDRMIDAGHVRREPDPQDRRKTLLRYEKPGMALARSFFTPLGAELHTALADLPDRDLVAAHRVFTAMIEAMAGFESRLATPSPKAPAATETKRATVKGRRSPARRGAAPDR; from the coding sequence GTGACCAAGCGCGCCGCCGCTGACCGGCGACCAGATCGGGCCGAACTCGAGAAGTTGATGTCGGCCGACATGCGCGCGATCACGGCGCAGTCCGACCGCATCGGCCGGCACTTCGCCCGGCAAAACGATGTCAGCGGTACGGACTTTCACGCCTTGCTGCACATCATGGTCGCCGAAACCGCCGGGGAGCCGTTGACGGCGGCGCAGCTGCGACGGCGGATGGACGTGTCACCGGCCGCGATCACCTATCTGGTCGACCGCATGATCGACGCCGGGCACGTCCGGCGCGAACCCGATCCCCAGGACCGGCGCAAGACCCTGCTCCGCTACGAGAAACCGGGCATGGCGCTGGCCCGGTCGTTTTTCACTCCCCTTGGCGCCGAGCTACATACGGCCCTGGCCGACCTCCCCGATCGCGATCTGGTGGCGGCACATCGGGTGTTCACCGCGATGATCGAGGCGATGGCAGGCTTCGAATCGCGGCTGGCCACACCGAGTCCGAAGGCGCCCGCGGCCACCGAAACAAAGCGCGCGACGGTCAAAGGCCGTCGCAGTCCGGCCAGACGCGGCGCCGCGCCCGATCGGTGA
- a CDS encoding lycopene cyclase domain-containing protein, which yields MSDRWQYLAVLAACLVITAPLEFFGPGVYRQWRRVIKAVVPVAAVFLVWDEIAVAAHVWTYDRRYLCGLSIPFRVPIEEVLFFLVIPVCALLTYNAVTTILQKVHRR from the coding sequence ATGAGCGATCGGTGGCAGTACCTGGCGGTGCTCGCCGCCTGCCTGGTGATCACCGCGCCGCTGGAATTCTTCGGCCCCGGCGTCTACCGCCAGTGGCGGCGGGTCATCAAGGCGGTCGTGCCGGTGGCCGCGGTGTTCCTGGTCTGGGATGAGATCGCGGTGGCCGCGCACGTGTGGACCTACGACCGCCGGTACCTGTGCGGCCTGAGCATCCCGTTTCGGGTGCCGATCGAGGAGGTGCTGTTCTTCCTCGTCATCCCGGTGTGCGCGTTGCTGACCTACAACGCCGTCACCACCATCCTGCAGAAGGTGCATCGCCGATGA
- a CDS encoding lycopene cyclase domain-containing protein, which produces MTGLGYTLPAALAVLLVCALELAVLRTGLFRRPAYWLSMLIVLGFQVPVDGWLTKLSSPIVGYDDRQLSGARFPFDIPVEDFLFGFALVTAVLLLWERQRARR; this is translated from the coding sequence ATGACCGGCCTCGGCTACACCCTGCCGGCGGCGCTGGCGGTATTGCTGGTCTGCGCACTGGAATTGGCGGTGCTGCGCACCGGGCTCTTCCGGCGGCCCGCGTACTGGCTGTCGATGTTGATCGTGCTCGGGTTCCAGGTCCCGGTGGACGGCTGGCTGACCAAACTCAGCTCGCCCATCGTCGGATACGACGATCGGCAGCTGAGCGGCGCGCGTTTCCCGTTCGACATCCCGGTCGAGGACTTTTTGTTCGGCTTCGCGTTGGTCACCGCGGTGCTGCTGCTGTGGGAGCGGCAACGTGCGCGGCGGTGA
- a CDS encoding DUF3140 domain-containing protein, producing the protein MASLPGHREHDRTGAGKWLGTEESKGVGEKHGAESTGHASGRRIVEILKAKRADLTDADYAHMRKVVGYAKRHLAQRPDGTIDDSPWRYSLMNWGHDPAKSR; encoded by the coding sequence CTGGCATCGCTTCCGGGACACCGTGAACATGACCGCACGGGAGCTGGAAAGTGGCTCGGCACCGAGGAATCCAAGGGTGTCGGCGAAAAGCACGGTGCCGAGTCCACCGGCCACGCCAGCGGCCGCCGCATCGTCGAGATACTCAAGGCCAAACGTGCCGACCTCACCGACGCCGACTACGCGCACATGCGAAAAGTGGTCGGCTACGCCAAACGCCACCTGGCCCAACGCCCGGACGGCACGATCGACGACAGTCCGTGGCGATACTCCTTGATGAACTGGGGCCACGACCCCGCGAAGTCCCGATAG
- a CDS encoding outer membrane protein assembly factor BamB family protein, whose protein sequence is MVATVIAIGAGACGNTDSWVDATAAQGWPAQYADAANSSYTTTAGATKLALQWTRSVKGSLAAGPALSARGYLALNAQTSAGCSLMEWENNDNGRQRWCVRLAQGGGFGGPLLDGFDNLYVGQPGALLSFPVTQWTRWRQPVIGMPTTPRFVGPGALLVATHLGQVLVFDSHRGQVAGSPLDLVDGVDPTDAARGLPDCVPARQGCPVAAAPAFSAANGMVVLGVWQPGAPAAGLVGLKYHPGQTPLLTREWTSDAVGAGVIASPVLSADGSTVYVNGRDQRLWALRAADAKVKWSVPLGFLAQTPPAVTPQGLIVAGGGPDTKLAAFKDAGDHADQVWRRDDVLPLSTSSLAGDGVGYTVASGPPANGAPGMSLLIFDPGSGRTLGSYPMPAATGYPVGVSVGTDRRVVAATSDGQVYGFAPA, encoded by the coding sequence GTGGTGGCGACGGTGATCGCCATCGGGGCCGGCGCCTGCGGCAACACCGACTCCTGGGTCGACGCCACGGCCGCGCAGGGCTGGCCGGCCCAATACGCCGATGCCGCCAACAGCAGCTACACCACCACCGCCGGGGCCACCAAGCTCGCGCTGCAGTGGACCCGGTCGGTCAAGGGAAGCCTGGCCGCCGGACCGGCGCTGAGCGCGCGCGGCTATCTGGCCCTCAACGCCCAAACCTCGGCCGGATGCTCGCTGATGGAGTGGGAGAACAACGACAACGGGCGGCAGCGCTGGTGCGTGCGCCTGGCCCAGGGCGGCGGCTTCGGCGGCCCGCTGCTCGACGGATTCGACAACCTCTACGTCGGCCAGCCCGGAGCGCTGCTGTCCTTCCCGGTCACCCAGTGGACGCGGTGGCGCCAACCGGTGATCGGCATGCCCACCACGCCGCGGTTCGTCGGGCCGGGCGCGCTGCTGGTGGCCACGCATCTGGGACAGGTGCTGGTCTTCGACTCGCATCGCGGTCAGGTGGCCGGAAGCCCGCTCGATCTGGTCGACGGCGTCGACCCCACCGACGCCGCACGCGGGCTGCCCGACTGCGTGCCGGCCCGCCAGGGCTGCCCGGTCGCGGCCGCGCCCGCATTCTCGGCGGCCAACGGGATGGTGGTGCTCGGCGTCTGGCAGCCCGGCGCTCCCGCCGCGGGCCTGGTGGGACTCAAGTACCACCCGGGGCAGACGCCGCTGCTGACCCGCGAGTGGACCAGCGACGCCGTGGGCGCCGGTGTCATCGCCAGCCCGGTGCTGTCGGCCGACGGGTCGACCGTCTACGTCAACGGCCGCGACCAGCGCCTGTGGGCGCTGCGCGCCGCCGACGCGAAGGTGAAATGGTCGGTGCCGCTGGGCTTCTTGGCGCAGACGCCGCCCGCGGTCACCCCGCAGGGGCTGATCGTGGCGGGCGGCGGGCCCGACACGAAGCTGGCGGCGTTCAAGGACGCCGGCGATCACGCCGACCAGGTGTGGCGCCGCGACGACGTCCTGCCCCTGTCGACGTCGAGCCTGGCCGGCGACGGCGTCGGCTACACGGTGGCCAGCGGCCCCCCGGCGAACGGCGCCCCGGGCATGTCGCTGCTGATCTTCGATCCGGGCAGCGGCCGCACGCTGGGCAGCTACCCGATGCCGGCGGCGACCGGGTATCCGGTCGGGGTGTCGGTCGGCACGGATCGCCGGGTGGTGGCCGCCACCAGCGACGGCCAGGTTTACGGTTTTGCGCCGGCCTGA
- a CDS encoding DUF5914 domain-containing protein — MNIREQLQQRLSTARAKGWPLQVIPRTPWADQRPTYRDAQPAIIDGALRRSQSRPTGNWYAFAASDRVPGGRPFGTRVAGVGVVAWRDEGGRLCVGPRSCPHLGADLATGTVHRGALICRWHGLTLDGRSREFGWSPLPSHDDGVLAWVRLDAVGKEEPLDRPVLAQRPTGDTLSAVAAVVGVCEPSDVIANRLDPWHGAWFHPYSFTRLDVLTTPTEHVDRFLVAVTFRMGRLGVPVVAEFSCPEARTIVMRIVDGEGTGSVVETHATPMGSGPDGRPRTAVLEATIAHSDRPGFARASRVAPLITPLMRYAATKLWRDDLAYAERRYQVRAGLG, encoded by the coding sequence ATGAACATTCGCGAACAGCTCCAGCAGCGACTTTCCACCGCCCGGGCCAAAGGCTGGCCGCTGCAGGTGATCCCGCGCACGCCATGGGCCGATCAGCGCCCGACGTATCGCGACGCACAGCCCGCCATCATCGACGGAGCGCTGCGGCGGTCCCAGAGCAGACCCACCGGCAACTGGTACGCGTTCGCGGCCAGCGACCGGGTGCCGGGCGGGCGGCCCTTCGGCACGCGCGTCGCTGGCGTCGGCGTCGTCGCCTGGCGTGACGAAGGGGGCCGGCTGTGCGTGGGGCCGCGCAGTTGTCCCCACCTGGGCGCCGACCTCGCCACCGGCACCGTGCACCGGGGCGCGCTGATCTGCCGCTGGCACGGGCTGACGCTGGACGGCCGCTCGCGCGAGTTCGGCTGGAGCCCGTTGCCCAGCCATGACGACGGGGTGCTGGCGTGGGTCCGGCTCGACGCGGTGGGCAAGGAGGAACCGCTGGACCGGCCGGTGCTTGCGCAACGGCCGACCGGCGACACCCTGAGCGCGGTCGCCGCCGTGGTGGGTGTGTGCGAGCCGAGCGACGTCATCGCCAACCGGCTCGATCCCTGGCACGGCGCGTGGTTTCACCCCTACTCGTTCACCCGGCTCGACGTGCTCACCACGCCCACCGAACACGTCGACCGGTTCCTGGTGGCGGTGACATTCCGGATGGGCCGCCTGGGCGTGCCCGTCGTCGCGGAATTCAGTTGCCCGGAGGCACGCACCATCGTCATGCGCATCGTGGACGGCGAGGGAACCGGCAGCGTCGTCGAAACCCACGCGACGCCAATGGGTTCGGGCCCCGACGGCCGGCCGCGCACGGCGGTCCTGGAAGCCACCATCGCGCATTCGGACCGGCCCGGCTTCGCCCGCGCTTCCCGAGTGGCCCCGCTGATCACACCCTTGATGCGCTATGCGGCCACCAAACTCTGGCGCGATGACCTCGCCTACGCCGAGCGCCGCTACCAGGTGCGCGCCGGGCTCGGGTAG
- the fni gene encoding type 2 isopentenyl-diphosphate Delta-isomerase: MTADRSEMTTRKRRHIDVCLNEPVGYDGVTTGLDRYTLPYNALTQTNLGDIDLSTGFFGANLRAPILIGAMTGGAELSRMINRNLAAAAQQLGLGMMLGSQRIMLDSALGERAATSFTVRDVAPDVLLFGNIGLAQLTKAAVPDLARALDRVGADALAVHTNPLQEAMQHNGDTDFSGSLSRLREAADSIDYPVLLKEVGHGIGGAAAAELAGGEGGLPVAGIDVAGAGGTSWSRVEQFVRYGELRYPHLADWGVPTARAIVEVREVLPDIPLVASGGIRSGMDAAKALALGADVVAVARPLLAAAIESTAAVVDWLQPFIDELRVCLHGCGAAKLADLRDVDLIGMA; the protein is encoded by the coding sequence ATGACCGCTGACCGGAGCGAGATGACCACCCGCAAGCGGCGCCACATCGACGTCTGCCTGAACGAGCCGGTCGGCTATGACGGCGTGACCACCGGGTTGGACCGCTACACGTTGCCGTACAACGCGCTGACTCAAACGAACCTGGGCGACATCGACTTGTCCACCGGGTTTTTCGGAGCCAACCTGCGCGCTCCGATACTCATCGGTGCGATGACCGGGGGTGCGGAGCTGTCCAGGATGATCAACCGCAATCTCGCGGCGGCCGCTCAGCAGCTGGGCCTGGGAATGATGTTGGGCTCGCAGCGGATCATGCTCGACAGTGCGCTGGGGGAGCGCGCCGCGACCAGCTTCACGGTGCGCGACGTCGCCCCGGATGTGTTGCTGTTCGGAAACATCGGGCTGGCTCAACTGACGAAGGCCGCCGTGCCGGATCTGGCCAGGGCCCTCGACCGGGTGGGCGCCGACGCGCTTGCCGTGCATACCAATCCGCTCCAGGAAGCCATGCAGCACAACGGTGACACCGATTTCTCCGGCTCGCTGAGTAGGCTGCGCGAGGCGGCCGACAGCATCGACTATCCGGTGCTGCTCAAGGAGGTCGGGCACGGCATCGGTGGCGCGGCCGCCGCCGAACTCGCTGGGGGAGAAGGCGGATTGCCGGTCGCCGGAATCGACGTCGCGGGCGCCGGTGGCACGTCGTGGTCGCGGGTCGAGCAGTTCGTGCGGTACGGCGAACTGCGCTATCCGCACCTGGCCGATTGGGGTGTCCCCACCGCCCGCGCGATCGTGGAGGTGCGTGAGGTGCTGCCGGACATCCCGCTGGTGGCATCCGGCGGCATCCGCTCCGGCATGGACGCGGCCAAGGCGCTCGCGCTGGGCGCCGATGTGGTGGCGGTGGCCCGGCCGCTGCTGGCCGCGGCGATCGAATCGACTGCGGCCGTGGTCGATTGGCTGCAGCCGTTCATCGACGAACTCAGGGTCTGCCTGCACGGCTGTGGCGCGGCGAAGCTGGCTGACCTGCGCGATGTCGACCTCATCGGCATGGCCTAG
- a CDS encoding class I SAM-dependent methyltransferase encodes MRGGDAGPGELAAAFDAGAPAYDRLVGASPGYHAQLALSARRMRIPAHGKGLRLLDAGCGTGASTAALLAAAPEADIVAVDASRGMLDAARAKDWPASVRFVHTPVEQLAEHGIAGPFDGILAAYLIRNVADRDAQLRRFRELLRPGGTLAVHEYSVRDSPAATRIWHALCWGIIIPAGWWRTRDAGLYRYLWRSVLAFDGATRFRGRLAEAGFTAVHSETMPGWEANIVHTFLADAPR; translated from the coding sequence GTGCGCGGCGGTGATGCGGGCCCCGGCGAGTTGGCGGCCGCGTTCGACGCGGGTGCCCCGGCCTACGATCGCCTGGTCGGCGCCAGCCCCGGCTACCACGCGCAGCTGGCCCTGTCGGCGCGCCGGATGCGGATTCCCGCCCACGGCAAGGGGTTACGGTTGCTCGACGCCGGATGCGGCACGGGCGCCTCGACGGCCGCGCTGCTCGCCGCCGCGCCCGAGGCCGACATCGTCGCCGTCGACGCGTCGCGGGGGATGCTCGACGCGGCGCGCGCCAAGGACTGGCCCGCCTCGGTGCGCTTCGTGCACACCCCGGTCGAACAGCTGGCCGAGCACGGAATCGCCGGGCCGTTCGACGGCATCCTGGCCGCCTACCTGATCCGCAACGTCGCCGACCGCGACGCGCAGCTGCGCAGGTTCCGCGAGTTGCTGCGGCCGGGCGGCACGCTGGCGGTGCACGAATACTCGGTGCGCGATTCCCCCGCGGCCACCCGCATCTGGCACGCCCTGTGCTGGGGAATCATCATCCCCGCCGGGTGGTGGCGCACCCGCGACGCCGGGCTGTACCGCTACCTGTGGCGCAGCGTGCTGGCATTCGACGGCGCCACGCGATTTCGGGGTCGCCTCGCCGAGGCCGGCTTCACCGCGGTGCACAGCGAGACGATGCCCGGTTGGGAGGCCAACATCGTGCACACCTTCCTGGCGGATGCGCCGCGATGA